In Apium graveolens cultivar Ventura chromosome 10, ASM990537v1, whole genome shotgun sequence, the following are encoded in one genomic region:
- the LOC141693366 gene encoding uncharacterized protein LOC141693366 isoform X1, translated as MGFFLYRQFVCSVKFIMSGAGGYWDRFINGDDLFHNIINVLDFPLESVGEDKCAPENWEPQFQSLGPLNSESLQGLAPVFNSVNAEDTHNNFVQNDADRKQFAVVTETSSTHVRLDSIHPRKTSLFQTPSPNYVIECSSSCSAGKNLPTCPELLVPVKTRTKIPRRSAISRWHLISPLSSFKKTSNSNSKKKIKKLSQLPNDSMLSEDCNHQHMPSKRCVHCQAVKTPQWRDGPMGPKTLCNACGVRYQCGSLLLEYHPTKSHGWKNKMFSCSRGEEKIVKQSNEMKVDSTNQLQEDTSNPLSRKLCTQCNAKDGPVSPSTFCTCGVRSRSGRLLRKTRAIASQDSGRNERMNTRNLEKKKKELPGLPHDSEPVGVSSHQHGQARRCAHCQVTKTPQWRDGPMGPKTLCNACGVRYRMGRLLPEYRPIASPTFVPSLHSNLHKKVIKMRAKPIPEIIKPEMDPAMFQPPETVSISNNIENCM; from the exons TATGAGTGGGGCAGGTGGATATTGGGACAGGTTTATTAATGGTGATGATTTGTTTCATAATATTATTAATGTGTTGGATTTCCCTTTGGAGAGTGTGGGAGAGGATAAGTGTGCTCCTGAGAATTGGGAGCCTCAGTTTCAAAGCCTCGGACCGTTAAATTCAGAAAGTTTGCAGGGACTTGCTCCTGTTTTTAACTCTGTTAATGCAGAAGACACACATAATAATTTTGTTCAG AATGATGCTGATAGAAAACAGTTTGCAGTTGTTACTGAAACCTCCAGCACACATGTTCGTCTTGATTCTATCCATCCTAGAAAAACAAGCTTGTTCCAAACACCAAGCCCAAATTATGTAATTGAATGTAGCAGCTCCTGCTCGGCAGGAAAAAACTTGCCGACTTGCCCTGAACTCCTCGTCCCAGTCAAAACTCGAACTAAGATTCCGCGGAGATCAGCCATCAGCAGATGGCATTTGATCTCTCCATTGAGTTCTTTTAAAAAGACATCAAACTCAAATAGTAAAAAGAAGATAAAGAAACTATCACAGCTTCCAAATGATTCCATGTTGTCCGAAGACTGTAATCATCAGCATATGCCATCTAAAAGGTGTGTACATTGTCAGGCCGTAAAAACACCACAATGGAGAGACGGACCAATGGGGCCAAAGACTCTTTGCAATGCATGTGGAGTTCGTTATCAGTGTGGAAGCCTCCTTCTGGAGTATCATCCGACAAAAAGCCATGGCTGGAAGAACAAAATGTTTTCATGCAGCCGAGGAGAAGAGAAAATAGTAAAACAGTCAAACGAGATGAAAGTCGATTCAACTAATCAGCTTCAAGAAGACACAAGTAACCCCCTTTCAAGAAAATTATGTACCCAATGTAATGCTAAGGACGGACCAGTGAGCCCAAGCACATTCTGCACATGTGGAGTTCGTTCTAGGTCTGGCCGCCTGTTGAGGAAGACTCGTGCAATAGCAAGTCAAGACTCCGGAAGGAATGAAAGGATGAACACTAGAAACctagaaaagaagaaaaaagaactTCCAGGCCTTCCACATGACTCTGAGCCTGTGGGAGTTTCAAGTCATCAGCATGGGCAAGCCAGAAGATGTGCTCATTGCCAAGTTACTAAGACACCACAATGGCGGGATGGACCAATGGGTCCGAAAACCCTTTGCAATGCTTGCGGAGTTCGTTACCGAATGGGCCGTCTCCTTCCAGAATATAGACCAATAGCAAGTCCTACTTTTGTTCCATCTCTGCACTCAAACCTGCACAAGAAGGTCATAAAGATGAGAGCAAAACCTATACCGGAAATCATCAAGCCAGAGATGGACCCTGCAATGTTCCAGCCACCAGAAACTGTTTCCATCAGCAACAACATAGAAAATTGCATGTAA
- the LOC141693366 gene encoding uncharacterized protein LOC141693366 isoform X2, with protein MKFPQGFSSMSGAGGYWDRFINGDDLFHNIINVLDFPLESVGEDKCAPENWEPQFQSLGPLNSESLQGLAPVFNSVNAEDTHNNFVQNDADRKQFAVVTETSSTHVRLDSIHPRKTSLFQTPSPNYVIECSSSCSAGKNLPTCPELLVPVKTRTKIPRRSAISRWHLISPLSSFKKTSNSNSKKKIKKLSQLPNDSMLSEDCNHQHMPSKRCVHCQAVKTPQWRDGPMGPKTLCNACGVRYQCGSLLLEYHPTKSHGWKNKMFSCSRGEEKIVKQSNEMKVDSTNQLQEDTSNPLSRKLCTQCNAKDGPVSPSTFCTCGVRSRSGRLLRKTRAIASQDSGRNERMNTRNLEKKKKELPGLPHDSEPVGVSSHQHGQARRCAHCQVTKTPQWRDGPMGPKTLCNACGVRYRMGRLLPEYRPIASPTFVPSLHSNLHKKVIKMRAKPIPEIIKPEMDPAMFQPPETVSISNNIENCM; from the exons TATGAGTGGGGCAGGTGGATATTGGGACAGGTTTATTAATGGTGATGATTTGTTTCATAATATTATTAATGTGTTGGATTTCCCTTTGGAGAGTGTGGGAGAGGATAAGTGTGCTCCTGAGAATTGGGAGCCTCAGTTTCAAAGCCTCGGACCGTTAAATTCAGAAAGTTTGCAGGGACTTGCTCCTGTTTTTAACTCTGTTAATGCAGAAGACACACATAATAATTTTGTTCAG AATGATGCTGATAGAAAACAGTTTGCAGTTGTTACTGAAACCTCCAGCACACATGTTCGTCTTGATTCTATCCATCCTAGAAAAACAAGCTTGTTCCAAACACCAAGCCCAAATTATGTAATTGAATGTAGCAGCTCCTGCTCGGCAGGAAAAAACTTGCCGACTTGCCCTGAACTCCTCGTCCCAGTCAAAACTCGAACTAAGATTCCGCGGAGATCAGCCATCAGCAGATGGCATTTGATCTCTCCATTGAGTTCTTTTAAAAAGACATCAAACTCAAATAGTAAAAAGAAGATAAAGAAACTATCACAGCTTCCAAATGATTCCATGTTGTCCGAAGACTGTAATCATCAGCATATGCCATCTAAAAGGTGTGTACATTGTCAGGCCGTAAAAACACCACAATGGAGAGACGGACCAATGGGGCCAAAGACTCTTTGCAATGCATGTGGAGTTCGTTATCAGTGTGGAAGCCTCCTTCTGGAGTATCATCCGACAAAAAGCCATGGCTGGAAGAACAAAATGTTTTCATGCAGCCGAGGAGAAGAGAAAATAGTAAAACAGTCAAACGAGATGAAAGTCGATTCAACTAATCAGCTTCAAGAAGACACAAGTAACCCCCTTTCAAGAAAATTATGTACCCAATGTAATGCTAAGGACGGACCAGTGAGCCCAAGCACATTCTGCACATGTGGAGTTCGTTCTAGGTCTGGCCGCCTGTTGAGGAAGACTCGTGCAATAGCAAGTCAAGACTCCGGAAGGAATGAAAGGATGAACACTAGAAACctagaaaagaagaaaaaagaactTCCAGGCCTTCCACATGACTCTGAGCCTGTGGGAGTTTCAAGTCATCAGCATGGGCAAGCCAGAAGATGTGCTCATTGCCAAGTTACTAAGACACCACAATGGCGGGATGGACCAATGGGTCCGAAAACCCTTTGCAATGCTTGCGGAGTTCGTTACCGAATGGGCCGTCTCCTTCCAGAATATAGACCAATAGCAAGTCCTACTTTTGTTCCATCTCTGCACTCAAACCTGCACAAGAAGGTCATAAAGATGAGAGCAAAACCTATACCGGAAATCATCAAGCCAGAGATGGACCCTGCAATGTTCCAGCCACCAGAAACTGTTTCCATCAGCAACAACATAGAAAATTGCATGTAA